In one Nocardioides sp. NBC_00368 genomic region, the following are encoded:
- a CDS encoding LLM class F420-dependent oxidoreductase, whose protein sequence is MTIRIGVQIQPQHADYAQIRDAARRAEEIGVDVIFNWDHFYPLYGEPDGKHFEAWTMLAAWAEQTTRVEIGCLVTCNSYRNPELLADMARTVDHISDGRLLFGIGSGWFERDYTEYGYDFGTAGSRLDALGEALPRIEKRWSELNPAPVRKIPVMIGGGGEKKTLKYVAKHADIWHSFSDIPTLDRKRGILAEHCRGVGRDVSEIEISVEVSDVESAKAFADAGATLFTHGVNGPDYDLSFLEELVAWRDGQGSAT, encoded by the coding sequence ATGACCATCCGCATCGGAGTCCAGATCCAGCCCCAGCACGCCGACTACGCCCAGATTCGCGACGCCGCGCGCCGCGCGGAGGAGATCGGCGTCGACGTGATCTTCAACTGGGACCACTTCTACCCGCTGTACGGTGAGCCCGACGGCAAGCACTTCGAGGCGTGGACGATGCTCGCCGCCTGGGCCGAGCAGACCACGCGCGTCGAGATCGGCTGCCTGGTGACCTGCAACTCCTACCGCAACCCCGAGCTGCTCGCCGACATGGCCCGCACCGTCGACCACATCTCCGACGGCCGGCTGCTGTTCGGCATCGGATCGGGGTGGTTCGAGCGGGACTACACCGAGTACGGCTACGACTTCGGCACCGCCGGCTCCCGCCTCGACGCCCTCGGCGAGGCGCTCCCGCGCATCGAGAAGCGCTGGTCCGAGCTCAACCCCGCACCCGTCCGGAAGATCCCGGTCATGATCGGTGGCGGCGGTGAGAAGAAGACCCTGAAGTACGTCGCGAAGCACGCCGACATCTGGCACTCCTTCTCCGACATCCCCACCCTCGATCGCAAGCGCGGCATCCTCGCCGAGCACTGCAGAGGTGTCGGCCGCGACGTCTCCGAGATCGAGATCTCCGTCGAGGTCAGCGACGTCGAGTCGGCCAAGGCGTTCGCCGACGCCGGAGCGACGCTGTTCACCCACGGCGTCAACGGCCCCGACTACGACCTCTCGTTCCTGGAGGAGCTCGTCGCCTGGCGCGACGGCCAGGGCAGCGCAACGTAG